The DNA window CCTGCGCCTCGCTCGCCGCCCCGCCCGCCAGCACCAGGCTGGTCTCGGCCTGCAGCGTCGGGTTGGCCACGCTGGGCAGCTTGCGCACCGCCAGCGAGCCGCTGTCGCCCGCCGGGCCGTTCAGCAGCAGCGCCGTCGCCGCGCCCAGCGCGCCCAGCGAAGCCAGCGCGATCTTTACGCCGCGCGGCACCCGCGGGCCCGTGCGGTCCGCCGTCGCATCCGCGTCTTTCTTCGGCCGCAGCGTCAGCACGCGCGAGCGTCCTGCGGCCGGCTTCTTCTGAGCCACCTTCGCAGACGCAGCCGCTGCACCCGCAGCAGAAGCCACCGGCTGCGCCGAAGCCAGCGCGGCGTTGTAGTCCGAGCGCCGCTCGAAAGACGACAACACATCGTTCGCCTGGTTGATGCGCGTGGCCGCGTCCGCGGGCCAGGCCTCGCCGCTGCCGGCGGCAAAGTCCGGGTGCGTCAGGCGGATCATCAGCCGGTAGTGCTCGCGCAGCTCGTCCGCTTCGCAGCCCGGCGCCAGGCCGAGCAGGGTGTAGTGGTCCACGCCGGGGCGCAGCAGCACCGTGCGCACAAAAAAACGCGC is part of the bacterium genome and encodes:
- a CDS encoding J domain-containing protein codes for the protein MTPPPPDWSSLLPALLDFERSPGRYRVVLREPRPLFEHTLAVLQLAVGRTVDGLADLAQEPAQTDELKRAARFFVRTVLLRPGVDHYTLLGLAPGCEADELREHYRLMIRLTHPDFAAGSGEAWPADAATRINQANDVLSSFERRSDYNAALASAQPVASAAGAAAASAKVAQKKPAAGRSRVLTLRPKKDADATADRTGPRVPRGVKIALASLGALGAATALLLNGPAGDSGSLAVRKLPSVANPTLQAETSLVLAGGAASEAQ